The DNA region ACCCGGACAAGCTGCAGCCATCCGGCGGCGACATCACCGGCGACGCCTCAGGCGCGGAGACATACTGCACTGTGTTCGCGTTCCTCGAATCGCCGCACGAAAAGGGCGTTTTCTGGGCAGGATCGGACGATGGGCTGGTGCATCTATCGCGCGACGGCGGCGCGAACTGGCAGAACATCACGCCGCCCGATCTCGAAGAGTGGACGCGCGTGGATATGATCGAAATATCCCCTCACAACGCGGCAACGGCATACCTTGCCGGTACGCGCTACAAGTTCGACGACAATCGCCCGTTCCTATTCAAGACGACCGACTATGGCGAGACTTGGCAGAGCATCGTGGGTAATCTGCCCACCGATGACATCACACGCAGCATTCGCGAAGACCCGGAGCGCGCCGGACTACTGTATGCCGGCACGGAGCTGGGCATTTATGTGTCGTTCGACGACGGCGCGAACTGGCATTTGATGCGCGGTAATCTTCCGGTAGCGCCGGTGTATGACATCGCCATTAAGGACGACGATATTGTCGTCGCCACGCACGGGCGCGCGTTCTGGATTATGGACGGTGTGAGCCACCTGCGACAAGCATCAGGCGATTTCGCAGGCGAGGACATGTACCTCCTGAAGCCGCCCAGAAAGATTCGTCTTGCCGCGCCGTTCCGCGGTCGCGACGGCAGCCCGGCGAAGGACTACCAGCTCGCGCTTGGCGCAGCAGTCGCGTTCATCGACACGAAGGGCGAATACGGCGAGGCAATCCGCAAGACGCTGGACGCGGGCGAAAACGAACCGCATGGCGTGCGCGTCTGGTATTGGCTGAAGGACAAGCCCGACGGCGAAGTTACTCTCACATTCCTCGACTCCGAAGGCGCGGAAATCAAAGCATTCTCAAGCAAGAAGGCGGACGATGACGCCGACGCTGAAGACGCCGACCCGCGCGTGCCGGCAGAAGCGGGCATGAATCGCTTTGACTGGGACATGCGTTATCCCGGCGCGCACAAAGTGCCTGGCGACAAAACGACCGGCGATGTCGGGCGCGGACCGCTCGCTCCGCCGGGTTCGTATCAGGTGCGGGTAACCGTCGGCGAGCAGTCGCAGACGCAAGCCTTTGATATGGTAAAAGACCCGCGCGTCAACGCCACGCAGGAGGACTTCGACGCGCAGTTCGCGCTGATGATGCAGCTCCGCGACAAAATCTCGGAGACGCACGACAATATTCTCAAACTGCGCAGCACTCGATCGCAGGTGAGCGATTGGGCAAAGCGCGCTGAAGGCACGGCGGCGCAGGATGCAGTATCGGACGCCGCCACAGCGCTCAACTCGAAGCTGGACGACATCGAATCCGCGCTAATCCAGACAGAGTACAAGGGTGCACGCGACAGGCTGCACATGCCCATCAAGCTGAACGCGAAACTGGCGGGGCTTGTGCCGGTCGTATCCGTCGGCGACTATCGCCCGCCGCAGCAGGCTTACGATGTGTTCGCGTACTTCGAGGGCTTGCTGGGTGAGCAGTTCGACGCGCTGCAATCCGTCTTGGACGAGGACCTAGACGAGTTCCAAAACCTGCTCGCGGAGTTGGAGATTCCCGCCATCGTGCCGCGCGCGGAAGCCTAGCGCCTCGAACATCCCGCGTTTCTCTTCGTCTTCGACAGCAACATTCGCATATACTCGGGCGGCGGTCTGACTGGAAGCCCAATCTGCCGCTGCCCGGATCAGCGTCTGCCAATAAGCGATGTGGTCGCGGCTCGTAAATCCGTCCACGCGGCAGTCGCCGGCATCATCCAGCCGCGCGGTGGATAGCCCGACGGCTTGCCCGCCATCAGCGCTTGCGACAAACCACGCGCCGCGACCGTCTGCGGCAATGGCGGCGTATCGTCGGTACAATCCTAGGCATGAGTCCTGTATAGCGTATCGCGTGGATTTCATATCCGTATTGGCATCAAGCGTGTGCCAGTCGTGCGGCGCGACGAGCAGTGGTATCATCGGCGCGCGGTCTGCGGGCGTGAGCGCGCGCACTTCGACCGACGCAGTACGCAAGGCGCGGAAGTAATCCACGAACCACTCTTCGGGCGATGCGCCGCTTGCCACTTTGAGCATCAATCGTGCGCCGGCGAGTTTGCGCCATCCGAGCCGGTGGTATATTCGCGCCGCCGCCGGATTGACCGTGCCGAGAAACAGCGCCTGCCCGCCGCGTGCCTCGAAGTCGTCGAGTGCCTGCTGCGTGAGCGCGGTTGCGATGCCGGTACGCCGTGCCGCAGGTGTCGTCGCCACTTCGCCCAAGCCGCCGATGCTGGGCGTCGCATGCGAAGACGCCACCAGACAAGCGCCCGCAAGCCTGCCATTTAACCTGCGCGTATAGACCGTGATGAGCGAGTGTGGCACTTCCGCGCCCAGCAACGCCTCTCGCGTCAAATCAATCGCGCCGTCAAATATCGGCAGCCAAAGGTCAAGCAGCTCGTCCGTGAGATTGGAGTTCAACGGCGCTTCGTGTCTCAATCGTTTGCTCCTGTCTAATGCCTGTAAAGTGCACAGGACTGAGAGAATTGCAGCTCAAATTATCTCACCCTGCTCTGTATATGCAATGAATTTGCTCGGTATGACATATCCGTCCCAAAAGTTTTGGAGCATTTGGAATGTTCAGAAATGTCAATTGTGCAGGAACTTCACACTGATATATTCTAGCCGATTCACCTTGCGCATTTACAAAGAATGACTGAATGTGTTCAAATTGCAATGGTGAATTCATAATTCCCTTCCATCGGTCAGCCCATCAAGGGCGAAAGTTAGGATGGGAGCAATGTCTCCATCAACAACGCATCAGCGAGTTCATATCGTAGAATTGTCAGCGACTTGTGTCTGGGAAGACGCAGCATGGAATGGGCGATAGTGGTCGCGGTATTTGTGGTTATGTTCGTGGGAGCAGCGTATTGGCGAATGCGCGCGATGAAGCGCCAAGAAGACAATGTGCGTGTTCAGAAGCGGCGAATTAACGCGAATTAACCAAATTCGGCTGAATAAATAAAGCGGTCGCGCTATTTGGCTCAGGGATCAAGTCCGGGAGAAGTGCAAAGGTGTTCAAAGATACGCTATCCACGCTGACGGCGGTTGCGGGCTGGGACGATGCGCGTGAGAACGAGGTCGAATTTAGCGACAGTGTTGACCCGATACTGCCCACTCCGTTTCGCATCGGCGAGACGGCTGCGGCGAGTCTTGCCGCCGTAGGGCTTGCCGTGTCGGACATCTGGCGGCTACGCACGGAACGCGGGCAGGACATCGGCGTGGATGTTCGACGAGCTACGGCATCGCTTCGCAGCAGCAAATACATGATGCAGGATGGGCAATCCATCGCGGCTGAGCGGCATCCGTTGATGGGCGTTTACCCGGCGAAGAATGGTCGCTGGAGTTACTTGCACTGCAACTTCCCCAATCACCGCGATGCCGCGCTCACCGTGCTGGGTGTCGATGAGGACAACGACGCCGTGCGCAACGCCGTATCACAGTGGGACGCGCTGCAACTGGAGGAGGCTATTATCGCGGCTGGCGGCGCAGGCGGCATGGTGCGTACCTTGGACGAATGGGCGCAGCACCCGCAATCGGCAGCGGTAGCGTCGCTGCCGTTGTTGGAAATCACGAAGATTGGCGATGCGCCACGCGAACCGCTACCCGACGGTGCCAGACCTCTTTCCGGCGTCCGCGTGCTTGATTTGACGCGCGTGCTCGCCGGTCCGACTTGCGCACGCACGCTGGCAGAACACGGCGCCGATGTGCTGAAAATCACCGGCGCGCATCTGCCAAGCATCGGCTCGCAAGAATTCGACACCGGACATGGCAAGCTATCCGCGCATCTCGATTTGCGCGATGCGGCAGACCTTGATAGGCTGCGCGGACTGGTGCGCGATGCGGATGTGTTTTCGCAGGGATACCGCCCCGGCACTCTTGCGCGGCGCGGGCTGTCTCCACATGACCTGGCGGCGTTGCGCCCGGGCATCGTCTATATCTCGCTATCAGCGTTCGGCCGCGTTGGTCCGTGGTCAGCGCGGCGCGGCTTTGATACGGTGGTGCAGACGGTCAGCGGTATCACGGCGCGGCAGGGCGAGTTGTTCCCCGCCGCAGAACCGGGTCCCCAGTTCTACCCAGTGTCGGCGATAGACTACCTGACCGGCTACCTGATGGCGTTTGGCGCGCTGCTGGCACTCGCGCGGCGCGTAACCGAAGGTGGCAGTTGGTTGGTGTCTATTTCACTGGCGCAGACGGGACGCTGGCTATTGCAGCGCGGTCAGGTGGCAGAGTCAAAATTGCGCGATGTGCCGCAAGATTTCACCGCCGAAGAAATCGCAAGTTGGTCAACGAAGAGCGATCTTGCCATCGGTAAAGTCAGCCACCTTGCGCCCGCACTGCAACTCTCCGAGACGCAGCCGCACTGGGCGCGACCGGCTGTGCCACTTGGTCATCACGATGCGGTCTGGCCTGAGCGCACCTGGCATGAATAGACAGGATAGATAATATACAGGGTAGGCAGGATATAGATGGAATATGTGAGGCTTGGTCGCAGTGGGATGAAGGTGTCGCGGGTTTGCGTGGGGACGAATATGTTCGGCGCGGGCTATGTGGACGATGACCGCGCGGAATCGGTTATCGACGCGGCGTTCGATGCGGGCATCAACTTCATTGACACGGCGGACGCGTATAATTCCGGGCATTCGGAAGTCGTCGTGGGCAGGGCAGTGCGCAGCCATCGCCACGATTTCGTCGTCGCTACGAAAGGGTTCATTGCTACCGGACAGGGCCCCAACGATGTCGGCCTGTCGCGCAAGCACCTCATGGACGCGGTTGACGCGAGCCTGACACGCCTGAAGTCGGACTACATCGACTTGTATCAGGTGCATTACTTCGACCCGGACACGCCGTTGGAGGAGACGCTGAAGACGCTGGACGATATGGTGCGGCAGGGCAAAATTCGCTACATCGGCTGCTCCAACTTTGCGGCTTGGCAGCTGATGCGCGCGCTCTGGGTCAGCGACAGGGACGGCTTCGAGCGCTTCGAGTCGGTGCAGCCGGAGTACAACCTAGCCAAGCGCGACATCGAAGGCGAGCTTTTCGACGCGTGCGCCAATCAAGATGTCGGCATCATTCCATACCAGATATTTATGGGCGGGGTGCTGACAGGGCGCTACAGCGCGGGTTCACCGCCACCGGACGACAGTCACATGGCATCACGGCATGCCCAACGTGCGAAGGACACCTATTGGAACGAGCGTACCTTCAGAATGGTGGACGCGCTGAAGGACGCGGCGGCAGAGTTGTCGGTCAGCGTGCCGCAGCTGCTCATCGCTTGGACGCTGTCCCGTCCGCAGATAACATCGGTGATAGTCGGCGCATCGAGGCCTGAGCAAGCGCAGAGCAACGCGGCTGCGGTATCCATCGACTTGCCTGAGGAGATAGTTGCGCGGCTGGATTCGCTTTAGAATCGAAAAGCCTCGCGCGGCGACGATATGCGCTATCTCCGACGGTCTTATGCCACACTTAGCGGCCTGTTTTATGGATGGTACCTGGTAGGCATCGCCAGCTTCATGCTGATGCTGATGTCCGCTACCGTGTTCCAAGGCGTCGGCACGTTCTTTGTCGCGCTGGAACGCAACTTCGGCTGGAATCGCACCACGCTATCCGGCGCATTCTCGCTTTCTCGCGCGGAAGGTGCGCTGCTCGGTCCGGTAGAGGGCTTTCTCGTCGATAGGCTCGGCACTCGCAAGATGGTCGTAGTCGGCTATCTGATTATGGGTCTGGGCTTCGTATTCTTCTCGCAGATAGAGTCTGTCTGGCAGTTCTATGTTGCGTATCTCACCATCTCGCTCGGGTCGGGCATAGGCGGTTGGATAGCGTTCGTAACGCTGATAAACAACTGGTTCGCACGCCGCCGCGCGCTCGCAATGTCGGTCGCAGTATCGGGCATTCAGTTCGGCGGCTTTCTCGTCCCGATGATGGCGTGGGGAATCGAGAACGAGGGCTTTCGGCTGACCGCGCTGGTCATCGGCGTGATACTGATTGTGGTGGCATTGCCGGCGTCGCAATTCGTGCGCAATCGCCCGGAAGACATAGGCACCGGTCCGGACGGAGACCGAATACCGCGCCCAAGAGCGACTCCGCCCGCATCCGCCGAGACTGAAGCAAGGCAATCTACCGTAAGTCAGGACGAATCCGCGCAAGCAGAATCGGCAGACGCCAATGAGATGACGCCGCGACAGGCGCTGAAGACGCTCGCGTTCTGGGTGATAGCCGTCGCGCGGCTGACATCCGTGGTGTCGATAGTGTCGCTGTCGGTGCATCTCGTGCCAAAGCTCACGGACTCGGGCATATCGCTGATAACAGCGAACTTCGTGGTTACGCTGTACACGACCGTCGCGCTGTTCAGCGGCTTCGTGGCGGGATACTTGGCGGACCGCACATCGAAGGTCGCGGTGCTGTTTGTGTGCATGCTGATGCAGGCGTTCGCGATGGCAATCCTGACTTTCACGGACACGCTGCCGATGGCGTGGGCGTTCGCAGTGCTATGGGGCGCGGGATTCGGCGGCCGCGTGCCGTTGCTGACGGCAATCATCGGCGACTTCTTCGGCAGGAAAAACTTCGGCTCGATACTCGGACTGAACATGGTGCCGTCGAACATAGCGATGATAATCGCGCCGTTCATGGCAGGGCTAATCTTCGACCTGCGGCAGAGTTACTTCATCCCGTTCCTCACATTCACGGTGATGGCGTTCATCGGCGCGTTCGTCATACTGCTGGCGCGGATGCCGGGTCAGGCAAGTGCGGCGAGTGATGTGCGGTAGGCATGTTGCGTTGCCCGTGTCTTTGATATGAATCGCGCACATACCGCCCTTATGGACGGGCGCATTCTCGCATTCCGCTTGTTGTGTATAATCACCACAGATAGCGTATTGGCACGGCATAGACGACGGTAGGCGACTGTCATGGAGTTGCGAACGCGCCGTCGAACCGTCCAAGCAAGAGCTTCAAGGTTCGGCTGCGGCGATGAAATGGCTAACAGGATAGCCAGAATAGGAAGGATGAAACTATGAAATATGGCTTCAATGTGCCCAACACGATGGACGGTGACGAACTGTGCAGGTTCGCGCAAAAGGCTGAAGAACTTGGCTTCGAGTCGGTGTGGATTGGCGACCATATTGTGCTTCCGACCGCTCCTACAAACCAATACCCGTACACCGACGACGGCTCGTTCCGCCGCCCGCACGATGCGCCGTTCCTTGAAACCCTCACCGTCCTCACCTATCTCGCCGCCTGCACAAGCACAATCCGCATCGGCAGCACCGTAGTCATCGTGCCATACCGCAACCCCATATTGCAGGCGAAGATATTCGCCTCGCTTGATGTCCTGTCCAAGGGCAGAGCCGTCTGCGGCGTAGGCGTGGGTTGGCTGGAAAAAGAATTCGAGACGCTGGATGTGCCTTACTCCGAGCGCGGCCCAATGACCAACGAGTGGCTCGAAATCTTCTTCAACCTGTGGGGCGAACAAGAGCCGTCGTACAGCGGCGACTACTATAGCTACGACGGCATATTCTTCGAGCCGAAGCCCTTGCAGCAGCCGCGCATACCAATCTGGGTTGGCGGACACACCCGCCGCGCGCTGCGACGAACCGCGAAGTACGGCGATGCGTGGCATCCGTCGCGGCAGACACCGGAATATGTCTCGCGCAACCTGCCGTACCTGTATCAGCAGGTGGAATCAGAGGGCCGCAGCGCCGATGAAATCACCATCTCGCTGAAGCGCAGCTTACACTTCTCCGACATCGGCGTCTCGGGATCAGGCAGCGGAAACGAGAATGCGGGCGCAGGCATCTCCGCCAGTACCCAAACCGTCATCGAGGACATCAAGAAGTGCGCCGACATCGGCATCCACCAACTCACCTATGACTTCCCGACAAACGACATCGAGGAGTGCATACGCATCCTAGAACACTTCGCCGAAAGAGTAGCGCCGCGTGCGGAAATTTAGGGCGTTGTGTCCGCGAGAGTCCCTTTCCTAGTGAGGGAATGGACTATTGCGGCATTCCAATAACCGAAGGGGCAGTCGTAAGACTGCCCCGCTCTATTTATGATTGACCGGATTTGACGGTAAAGGTTCGCGCTATACCACGAGCGCCCCCACCTTCTCGTATGTGCCTTGCACTATAGGCTTAGCTTCTACTTCTAGCCAGTCTTCTAGGATTTCGGTGTACAAGCCGCGGAAGTCGTAGTTGAAGGCTAGGTCGCCTTCGACCAGCGTGTGTGGCTCTAGGGACGGGTATTCGTTGTAGTGGCCGCCCTTTACGCCATCGCCTATGAGCAGTGATACGCCCCCGGAACCGTGGTCGGTGCCGTTGCCGTTGTCCTTGACGCGCCTGCCGAACTCGGAGAAGACCAGCATCAGCACATCGTCGCCGGCGTTGTGTTGTTTCAGGTCGGTGTACAGGTCGTAGATGCCGGCGGACACATCGCGCCACAGATGCTCTTGCAGTGCGTACTCGTTGGTGTGCGTGTCGAAGCTGCCGTGCTGCGTGTAGCAGACGCGCGTGCCCACATCGGCGAGCAGCACCTGCGCCACGCCCTTCATGCTCTTGCCGTACGAGTCCGATCCGTACTCCACATCGCTTTGGTACTTCTGCGGGGCTGTTTGCAGAATGTCCGCGCCGCGCAGAGCGTCCAAGCCGGTCTTGCTGAGGAAGTCCATCACGGGACCGCTGCCAATAGCCTGCGTGTACATGTTCGCGAACACTTCGAGCGCCTCGGCGCGCTGATCGTCGCCGTCGATGTCGTTCAGCAAGCCGTAGCTTTCGAGATCGGTTACGGACGCGACCGGCACTCCGGGAGATACGAGCGCGCGCGGCAGCCCGGCGCCGAAGTTCACACCGCCTACGACATTCTCGCCGCTGGGGTCCATCTCGCGCAGCGCCTGCCCAAGCCAGCCCTGATCGCCGACCTTCGTGGGCTCGGCGGTGTGCCAGATGTCCATCGAGCGGAAGTGCGAGCGGTTGGGGGTCGGATAGCCGACGCCGTGAACGATGGCGACCTTCCCCTCGTCCCACAAGTCCTTGACCGGCGCCATGCCGGGGTTGAACCCGTAGTTCTCGTCGAGCGGCAGCGCGCGCTCCGGTTCGATGCGGATATTCGGGCGGTTGTCGATGTAAAGCGGCTCGTTGTACGGCACGATACAGTTAAGGTAGTCGTTGCCGCCGGAAAGCTGCACGACCACGAGTTTGCGGTTTTTGCCGTTACTGCTCATGGGATTTGCTCCTCCTAAGTTATCAAGAGCGCATCGGCTCTATTATTGAAGCCTGCCTGAATAAAGTCCTTGTCAAAAGCGTAAGCAGTGTAAATATCATATCTTTCCATCACGATAAACGAAACGCAGTAAGCCAGTGAATACCTCTTGTCGTCGTGTCGCTTGAAATACTCCAGCTTTCCATAAGTAGAGGTTCGTCGGCGTGAATCAGGCGGATTGAAGGGCTGTTCAGCAACATATTTCCGACTGTCACCGCTTCGGAATGAAAGCCTCTAGCATTAATGTATGTAACTGTTTCAACCGACACCAGAGTGGTGGTTACAAAGTTAAGTCGGTCATGTGACAGATTTCGCTAGTGCCTGATTGCGTCAGTATGATGTTGATCATTCCTTATCGTTTGCGCTATAAGATAGCCCGTATCAAGAAACACGGATGTCACATATGACTGGCTATAATCCGTAGATATACTTGTCATGGTTTACTGAACCGTCAGTGATTTCCGGGTCATATACAGGGATTGCATCCCAATCCCCAAAGAGGATCGTCCTTTGGGATGCCTCCCTTCCGGTTAGGGTTGGTTTTGCGCCCCAGTTGACGCAAAGGGATTTGCCCGTTCTCGTCAACCGGCGCAATCTCAATAAAGCCGTTGCTCTCCCGGAGCTCGACCTCATCGACATCGGGCAGAAGGGATTTGGGAATTGTAACGCCGTGTTCGGTTACTTTAATTCGCAGAAACTGTTTGTCCAAAGAGCCGTCCCTGCTTTGCATACCTAGAATAATCCGATCCGGCGAAGCGAAACGCACCGGAACATCATCCATTACATCACAGTTTTGCCGAAACCATTTTCTTAATGCACTCCCGCCCATAATACGCGCAGTGCCATTCTGATTTGCGCTTCGATTAACGAATGCTTGAACTTCTCGTCCAGTTTGGCCAAGTACGAGCGTTATTGGCCCCTCATCCTTGCGAACATAGCGATCAAGGTCAACAGGGATATTCCAAAATCCTTGATTGTAGTAAGTCTTGTGCAGTGTCAGATGAGCTTGCATTGTTTATTTTTCTACACCCTCTCATACACCTGGAAGCGGTGGCGGCAGGTCTCTAGCACGTACACGCGCTCTTGTTCGTCTAGGACGACGGTTACCGGGTCCCAGAAGTATGATTCGATGC from Chloroflexota bacterium includes:
- a CDS encoding aldo/keto reductase; this encodes MEYVRLGRSGMKVSRVCVGTNMFGAGYVDDDRAESVIDAAFDAGINFIDTADAYNSGHSEVVVGRAVRSHRHDFVVATKGFIATGQGPNDVGLSRKHLMDAVDASLTRLKSDYIDLYQVHYFDPDTPLEETLKTLDDMVRQGKIRYIGCSNFAAWQLMRALWVSDRDGFERFESVQPEYNLAKRDIEGELFDACANQDVGIIPYQIFMGGVLTGRYSAGSPPPDDSHMASRHAQRAKDTYWNERTFRMVDALKDAAAELSVSVPQLLIAWTLSRPQITSVIVGASRPEQAQSNAAAVSIDLPEEIVARLDSL
- a CDS encoding glycosyl hydrolase gives rise to the protein MNDIDPKMLNAVKWRCIGPPRGGRVVAVAGDPSDIGTFYFGACAGGVWKTYDGGTYWENVSDGYFKTASVGAIAVSDSDPSVVYAGMGEATIRLDVTHGDGVYRSNDGGHSWVHLGLGDTRHISTVRIHPTNPDIVYVAALGHAFGPNEQRGIFRSTDGGKNWEQVLYKSENAGASDLSIDPNNPRVMFAGIWQVRRNFWNLTSGGPDSGLWRSRDGGDTWDDISDNPGLPEKPFGKIGVAVSPAKAGRIYATIEAREPGVFISDDYGDTWQLASDNRDLQGRPWYYEHIFADPQDADTAWVLNYDAWKSTDAGKTWTQVNTPHGDNHDLWIDPRNPRRMIEGNDGGACVSYNGGETFSTIYNQMTAQFYHVTTDTQFPYRVYGTQQDNSAISVPSRSNKGAIPWGDCYPTASSESGYIVVDPTNPNVVISGAIGSSPGGGGNMLRYDHSTGQVRIITVWPELNTGYGPVDARYRFQWTYPIQFSPHDPGVLYAAGNVVFRSTDQGESWGPISPDLTRNDPDKLQPSGGDITGDASGAETYCTVFAFLESPHEKGVFWAGSDDGLVHLSRDGGANWQNITPPDLEEWTRVDMIEISPHNAATAYLAGTRYKFDDNRPFLFKTTDYGETWQSIVGNLPTDDITRSIREDPERAGLLYAGTELGIYVSFDDGANWHLMRGNLPVAPVYDIAIKDDDIVVATHGRAFWIMDGVSHLRQASGDFAGEDMYLLKPPRKIRLAAPFRGRDGSPAKDYQLALGAAVAFIDTKGEYGEAIRKTLDAGENEPHGVRVWYWLKDKPDGEVTLTFLDSEGAEIKAFSSKKADDDADAEDADPRVPAEAGMNRFDWDMRYPGAHKVPGDKTTGDVGRGPLAPPGSYQVRVTVGEQSQTQAFDMVKDPRVNATQEDFDAQFALMMQLRDKISETHDNILKLRSTRSQVSDWAKRAEGTAAQDAVSDAATALNSKLDDIESALIQTEYKGARDRLHMPIKLNAKLAGLVPVVSVGDYRPPQQAYDVFAYFEGLLGEQFDALQSVLDEDLDEFQNLLAELEIPAIVPRAEA
- a CDS encoding CoA transferase, with translation MTAVAGWDDARENEVEFSDSVDPILPTPFRIGETAAASLAAVGLAVSDIWRLRTERGQDIGVDVRRATASLRSSKYMMQDGQSIAAERHPLMGVYPAKNGRWSYLHCNFPNHRDAALTVLGVDEDNDAVRNAVSQWDALQLEEAIIAAGGAGGMVRTLDEWAQHPQSAAVASLPLLEITKIGDAPREPLPDGARPLSGVRVLDLTRVLAGPTCARTLAEHGADVLKITGAHLPSIGSQEFDTGHGKLSAHLDLRDAADLDRLRGLVRDADVFSQGYRPGTLARRGLSPHDLAALRPGIVYISLSAFGRVGPWSARRGFDTVVQTVSGITARQGELFPAAEPGPQFYPVSAIDYLTGYLMAFGALLALARRVTEGGSWLVSISLAQTGRWLLQRGQVAESKLRDVPQDFTAEEIASWSTKSDLAIGKVSHLAPALQLSETQPHWARPAVPLGHHDAVWPERTWHE
- a CDS encoding MFS transporter, with protein sequence MRYLRRSYATLSGLFYGWYLVGIASFMLMLMSATVFQGVGTFFVALERNFGWNRTTLSGAFSLSRAEGALLGPVEGFLVDRLGTRKMVVVGYLIMGLGFVFFSQIESVWQFYVAYLTISLGSGIGGWIAFVTLINNWFARRRALAMSVAVSGIQFGGFLVPMMAWGIENEGFRLTALVIGVILIVVALPASQFVRNRPEDIGTGPDGDRIPRPRATPPASAETEARQSTVSQDESAQAESADANEMTPRQALKTLAFWVIAVARLTSVVSIVSLSVHLVPKLTDSGISLITANFVVTLYTTVALFSGFVAGYLADRTSKVAVLFVCMLMQAFAMAILTFTDTLPMAWAFAVLWGAGFGGRVPLLTAIIGDFFGRKNFGSILGLNMVPSNIAMIIAPFMAGLIFDLRQSYFIPFLTFTVMAFIGAFVILLARMPGQASAASDVR
- a CDS encoding TIGR03619 family F420-dependent LLM class oxidoreductase, translated to MKYGFNVPNTMDGDELCRFAQKAEELGFESVWIGDHIVLPTAPTNQYPYTDDGSFRRPHDAPFLETLTVLTYLAACTSTIRIGSTVVIVPYRNPILQAKIFASLDVLSKGRAVCGVGVGWLEKEFETLDVPYSERGPMTNEWLEIFFNLWGEQEPSYSGDYYSYDGIFFEPKPLQQPRIPIWVGGHTRRALRRTAKYGDAWHPSRQTPEYVSRNLPYLYQQVESEGRSADEITISLKRSLHFSDIGVSGSGSGNENAGAGISASTQTVIEDIKKCADIGIHQLTYDFPTNDIEECIRILEHFAERVAPRAEI
- a CDS encoding DUF1501 domain-containing protein → MSSNGKNRKLVVVQLSGGNDYLNCIVPYNEPLYIDNRPNIRIEPERALPLDENYGFNPGMAPVKDLWDEGKVAIVHGVGYPTPNRSHFRSMDIWHTAEPTKVGDQGWLGQALREMDPSGENVVGGVNFGAGLPRALVSPGVPVASVTDLESYGLLNDIDGDDQRAEALEVFANMYTQAIGSGPVMDFLSKTGLDALRGADILQTAPQKYQSDVEYGSDSYGKSMKGVAQVLLADVGTRVCYTQHGSFDTHTNEYALQEHLWRDVSAGIYDLYTDLKQHNAGDDVLMLVFSEFGRRVKDNGNGTDHGSGGVSLLIGDGVKGGHYNEYPSLEPHTLVEGDLAFNYDFRGLYTEILEDWLEVEAKPIVQGTYEKVGALVV
- a CDS encoding GNAT family N-acetyltransferase, translating into MLSVLCTLQALDRSKRLRHEAPLNSNLTDELLDLWLPIFDGAIDLTREALLGAEVPHSLITVYTRRLNGRLAGACLVASSHATPSIGGLGEVATTPAARRTGIATALTQQALDDFEARGGQALFLGTVNPAAARIYHRLGWRKLAGARLMLKVASGASPEEWFVDYFRALRTASVEVRALTPADRAPMIPLLVAPHDWHTLDANTDMKSTRYAIQDSCLGLYRRYAAIAADGRGAWFVASADGGQAVGLSTARLDDAGDCRVDGFTSRDHIAYWQTLIRAAADWASSQTAARVYANVAVEDEEKRGMFEALGFRARHDGGNLQLREQVLELV